In Parasteatoda tepidariorum isolate YZ-2023 chromosome 2, CAS_Ptep_4.0, whole genome shotgun sequence, one DNA window encodes the following:
- the LOC107447750 gene encoding apolipoprotein L3-like — MGAVKSRQKTKEGLKAQIQEFNNKLQTALLGCYQAKRTFITLSDLWSSSRCEVITTIQSVAKEINRHHRNVNLASLTGTSSSIAGGTAAIGGLILSPFSGGLSLAMSAGGLVGTVAGSATTLGANLAEVYLTKDLTEQASKALETDTFYTKALSAAFKEVVLHEQDVLVILSELRNETLLDDLEKVLRASPCCDEVKKRFCHLKSGGNSLEDILVLIKSLYSEDKEFLNQLTKTDNLFSDAPSFSRTISSSSEFFQAMKELATMGPETLKGISGAALQSTAVSNVQVASLTTQVITAGLGAIFVALDIYHYMKVSKNYDAGSKTELASKLQKVSEDLANENEQITKLSEFYRQQVKVDLFNDS; from the exons atgggtGCCGTGAAGAGCAGGCAGAAAACTAAAGAAGGGCTGAAAGCACAAATTCaagaattcaataataaattacagaCGGCCTTGCTAGGATGTTACCAGGCCAAAAGAACTTTCATCACCTTGTCAGATTTGTGGTCAAGCAGCCGATGTGAAGTCATCACTACCATCCAGTCTGTGGCCAAGGAAATCAACCGGCATCACCGCAATGTCAATTTAGCAAGCCTTACTGGTACATCGTCCAGTATTGCAGGCGGAACTGCTGCAATTGGTGGTCTCATTCTGTCACCATTCAGTG GTGGTTTGTCATTAGCCATGTCTGCTGGTGGATTAGTGGGTACAGTAGCTGGCTCTGCGACAACATTGGGGGCCAATTTGGCTGAAGTGTATCTCACTAAAGACTTAACAGAGCAGGCTTCTAAAGCCTTAGAAACAGACACATTCTACACCAAAGCTCTGAGTGCTGCCTTCAAAGAAGTTGTTTTGCACGAACAAGATGTCCTAGTTATTTTGTCTGAACTGAGGAACGAAACACTGTTGGAcgatttagaaaaagttttgagaGCATCGCCCTGTTGCGATGAAGTGAAGAAACGATTTTGTCATCTAAAAAGTGGCGGGAACTCTCTGGAAGACATTCTAGTCCTCATCAAAAGTTTATATTCCGAGGACAAAGAATTTCTGAATCAGTTGACGAAAACTGACAATTTGTTTAGCGATGCGCCTTCATTTTCACGAACAATTTCATCATCATCAGAGTTCTTCCAG GCCATGAAAGAGTTAGCTACAATGGGTCCAGAAACGCTTAAAGGAATAAGCGGGGCTGCGCTACAGAGCACAGCTGTTAGCAACGTTCAAGTGGCCTCTTTGACAACTCAAGTCATCACAGCTGGTCTGGGAGCTATATTCGTTGCCCTGGACATCTACCACTACATGAAAGTTTCCAAAAACTACGATGCTGGATCTAAGACAGAACTAGCTTCGAAATTACAAAAAGTATCGGAAGATCTCGCCAACGAAAAcgaacaaattacaaaattgagcGAGTTTTACAGACAACAAGTGAAAGTAGACCTTTTCAATGATTCGTGA
- the LOC107447737 gene encoding tubulin alpha-1A chain isoform X1, with amino-acid sequence MLGDCEDERQYRTLNRSSRLAMFEPTAPPGSLHLKRECISVHVGQAGVQIGNACWELYCLEHGIQPDGQMPSDKTLGAGDDSFNTFFSETGAGKHVPRAVFVDLEPTVVDEVRTGTYRQLFHPEQLITGKEDAANNYARGHYTIGKEIVDLVLDRIRKLADQCTGLQGFLIFHSFGGGTGSGFTSLLMERLSVDYGKKSKLEFSIYPAPQVSTAVVEPYNSVLTTHTTLEHSDCAFMVDNEAIYDICRRNLDIERPTYTNLNRLIGQIVSSITASLRFDGALNVDLTEFQTNLVPYPRIHFPLATYAPVISAEKAYHEQLTVAEITNACFEPANQMVKCDPRHGKYMAVCLLYRGDVVPKDVNAAIATIKTKRTIQFVDWCPTGFKVGINYQPPTVVPGGDLAKVQRAVCMLSNTTAIAEAWARLDHKFDLMYAKRAFVHWYVGEGMEEGEFAEAREDLAALEKDYEEVGVDSMEGDEDMAGEEY; translated from the exons AGGGAATGCATTAGTGTCCATGTTGGTCAGGCAGGAGTACAGATCGGCAATGCCTGCTGGGAGCTGTATTGCCTCGAGCACGGTATTCAACCAGATGGACAGATGCCGAGTGACAAGACACTGGGCGCTGGGGATGATTCCTTCAACACATTCTTCAGTGAGACAGGAGCAGGAAAACACGTGCCAAGGGCTGTGTTTGTCGATCTTGAACCAACTGTCGTCG atgaaGTTCGAACTGGTACGTACCGACAGTTGTTTCACCCAGAGCAACTGATTACGGGCAAAGAGGATGCTGCCAATAACTACGCAAGAGGTCACTACACCATCGGCAAGGAGATCGTAGATTTGGTTCTGGACAGGATTCGCAAACTGGCAGACCAGTGCACTGGTTTGCAAGGATTCCTCATCTTCCACAGCTTCGGCGGTGGTACTGGTTCCGGGTTCACTTCCCTGCTGATGGAGAGGCTTTCCGTCGACTATGGCAAGAAATCCAAGCTCGAATTCTCTATTTATCCAGCACCTCAG GTTTCAACAGCAGTTGTGGAGCCCTACAATTCAGTCCTTACTACTCATACGACTCTAGAACATTCCGACTGTGCCTTTATGGTGGACAACGAAGCCATCTACGACATCTGTAGAAGAAATCTGGACATTGAAAGACCCACCTATACCAATTTAAATCGTCTCATCGGCCAAATAGTTTCATCTATCACTGCATCACTTCGCTTCGATGGGGCATTGAATGTGGACTTAACAGAATTTCAAACAAACTTAGTTCCATATCCCAG AATTCATTTTCCTCTGGCTACTTATGCGCCTGTCATATCTGCCGAGAAAGCTTACCACGAACAGCTGACAGTGGCTGAAATCACGAATGCTTGCTTTGAACCAGCCAATCAGATGGTGAAGTGTGATCCACGTCATGGTAAATACATGGCCGTGTGCTTACTCTATAGGGGAGACGTTGTTCCCAAAGATGTCAACGCTGCCATAGCCACCATCAAAACGAAGAGAACCATCCAGTTTGTTGACTGGTGTCCTACAGGCTTTAAG GTTGGAATTAATTACCAACCACCCACAGTTGTTCCTGGTGGTGACTTGGCTAAAGTGCAACGAGCAGTATGCATGTTGTCCAACACAACAGCCATCGCCGAGGCATGGGCCAGACTAGATCACAAGTTTGATCTCATGTACGCCAAACGAGCATTTGTTCACTGGTATGTTGGCGAAGGAATGGAAGAAGGCGAATTCGCTGAAGCCAGAGAAGATTTGGCAGCTCTGGAGAAAGATTACGAAGAAGTTGGCGTTGATTCTATGGAAGGCGATGAAGACATGGCTGGAgaagaatattaa
- the LOC107447737 gene encoding tubulin alpha-1A chain isoform X2 encodes MRECISVHVGQAGVQIGNACWELYCLEHGIQPDGQMPSDKTLGAGDDSFNTFFSETGAGKHVPRAVFVDLEPTVVDEVRTGTYRQLFHPEQLITGKEDAANNYARGHYTIGKEIVDLVLDRIRKLADQCTGLQGFLIFHSFGGGTGSGFTSLLMERLSVDYGKKSKLEFSIYPAPQVSTAVVEPYNSVLTTHTTLEHSDCAFMVDNEAIYDICRRNLDIERPTYTNLNRLIGQIVSSITASLRFDGALNVDLTEFQTNLVPYPRIHFPLATYAPVISAEKAYHEQLTVAEITNACFEPANQMVKCDPRHGKYMAVCLLYRGDVVPKDVNAAIATIKTKRTIQFVDWCPTGFKVGINYQPPTVVPGGDLAKVQRAVCMLSNTTAIAEAWARLDHKFDLMYAKRAFVHWYVGEGMEEGEFAEAREDLAALEKDYEEVGVDSMEGDEDMAGEEY; translated from the exons AGGGAATGCATTAGTGTCCATGTTGGTCAGGCAGGAGTACAGATCGGCAATGCCTGCTGGGAGCTGTATTGCCTCGAGCACGGTATTCAACCAGATGGACAGATGCCGAGTGACAAGACACTGGGCGCTGGGGATGATTCCTTCAACACATTCTTCAGTGAGACAGGAGCAGGAAAACACGTGCCAAGGGCTGTGTTTGTCGATCTTGAACCAACTGTCGTCG atgaaGTTCGAACTGGTACGTACCGACAGTTGTTTCACCCAGAGCAACTGATTACGGGCAAAGAGGATGCTGCCAATAACTACGCAAGAGGTCACTACACCATCGGCAAGGAGATCGTAGATTTGGTTCTGGACAGGATTCGCAAACTGGCAGACCAGTGCACTGGTTTGCAAGGATTCCTCATCTTCCACAGCTTCGGCGGTGGTACTGGTTCCGGGTTCACTTCCCTGCTGATGGAGAGGCTTTCCGTCGACTATGGCAAGAAATCCAAGCTCGAATTCTCTATTTATCCAGCACCTCAG GTTTCAACAGCAGTTGTGGAGCCCTACAATTCAGTCCTTACTACTCATACGACTCTAGAACATTCCGACTGTGCCTTTATGGTGGACAACGAAGCCATCTACGACATCTGTAGAAGAAATCTGGACATTGAAAGACCCACCTATACCAATTTAAATCGTCTCATCGGCCAAATAGTTTCATCTATCACTGCATCACTTCGCTTCGATGGGGCATTGAATGTGGACTTAACAGAATTTCAAACAAACTTAGTTCCATATCCCAG AATTCATTTTCCTCTGGCTACTTATGCGCCTGTCATATCTGCCGAGAAAGCTTACCACGAACAGCTGACAGTGGCTGAAATCACGAATGCTTGCTTTGAACCAGCCAATCAGATGGTGAAGTGTGATCCACGTCATGGTAAATACATGGCCGTGTGCTTACTCTATAGGGGAGACGTTGTTCCCAAAGATGTCAACGCTGCCATAGCCACCATCAAAACGAAGAGAACCATCCAGTTTGTTGACTGGTGTCCTACAGGCTTTAAG GTTGGAATTAATTACCAACCACCCACAGTTGTTCCTGGTGGTGACTTGGCTAAAGTGCAACGAGCAGTATGCATGTTGTCCAACACAACAGCCATCGCCGAGGCATGGGCCAGACTAGATCACAAGTTTGATCTCATGTACGCCAAACGAGCATTTGTTCACTGGTATGTTGGCGAAGGAATGGAAGAAGGCGAATTCGCTGAAGCCAGAGAAGATTTGGCAGCTCTGGAGAAAGATTACGAAGAAGTTGGCGTTGATTCTATGGAAGGCGATGAAGACATGGCTGGAgaagaatattaa